Genomic DNA from Mycolicibacterium helvum:
GCGCGGGCGACGTCATGCTGAGCGGCCAGTGCACGGCGCACCTTGGGGTCGGTCTGACGGTTTTGGTGACACCACGTCAGCACGTCGCGATCCACGTCGAAGGCGGCAAGTTCGTCCGCGGGCAGATACACCCGGTCGCGTTCCAGGTCCTCGTCGACATCGCGCAGAAAATTTGTCAGCTGAAATGCCTGGCCCAGGGCCTCGGCATACGGCGCGGCCTCAGCTTCGGGCCCGACGGTTCCAAGGATCGGCAACATCTCCAGGCCGATCGCGGCGGCCGAGCCGCATGTAGCGGTTGAGCGCCGGACGGTCCGGATAGTCGGTGACGGT
This window encodes:
- a CDS encoding phytoene/squalene synthase family protein, which codes for MLPILGTVGPEAEAAPYAEALGQAFQLTNFLRDVDEDLERDRVYLPADELAAFDVDRDVLTWCHQNRQTDPKVRRALAAQHDVARAVYREARKGIALLPAVETLCGNSIHVVFRDPGPHRGHRFRGVQPAGLRRRWTATTGPRRD